One segment of Chelmon rostratus isolate fCheRos1 chromosome 17, fCheRos1.pri, whole genome shotgun sequence DNA contains the following:
- the gosr2 gene encoding Golgi SNAP receptor complex member 2: protein METLYHQTNKQIQEVQSLMGNLEKTDRQSVHLLENELQARIDQIFNHLERLEILASKEPPNRRQNAKLRVDQLKYDVQHLRTALQNFQHRRYAREAQEREREELMSRTFTTNDADTSIPIDETLQLNSNLHNAHRGMDDLLGSGSSILNGLRDQRSTLKGTHKKMLDVANMLGLSNTVMRLIERRATQDKFIMIGGMLLTCVFMFLVIRYLG, encoded by the exons ATGGAGACGCTCTACCATCAGACAAACAA GCAAATCCAGGAGGTGCAGTCTCTGATGGGTAATCTGGAGAAGACGGATCGTCAGTCAGTACATT TGTTAGAGAATGAACTGCAGGCCAGAATCGACCAGATCTTCAATCATTTAGAACGCCTTGAGATCCTGGCCAGCAAGGAACCACCAAACCGCCGCCAGAACGCCAAATT GCGAGTGGACCAGCTTAAGTATGATGTGCAGCATCTTCGGACCGCCCTGCAAAACTTCCAGCACCGACGCTACGCCAGAGAGGCCcaggagcgagagagggaggaacTCATGAGCCGTACCTTCACGACCAAC GACGCAGACACCTCCATCCCCATAGATGAGACCCTACAGTTGAACTCCAATTTGCATAACGCACACAGAGGCATGGATGACCTCCTGGGCAGCGGCAGTAGCATCCTCAACGGTCTCAGAGATCAAAGATCTACACTGAAG GGGACCCATAAGAAGATGCTGGATGTGGCCAACATGTTAGGGCTGTCTAACACAGTGATGAGACTGATAGAAAGACGAGCCACCCAGGACAAGTTCATCATGATTGGAGGCATGTTGTTGACCTGCGTCTTCATGTTCCTGGTGATCAGATACCTGGGCTGA